In Gossypium arboreum isolate Shixiya-1 chromosome 5, ASM2569848v2, whole genome shotgun sequence, a single genomic region encodes these proteins:
- the LOC108452683 gene encoding uncharacterized protein LOC108452683 gives MKNSIRCCISCILPCGALDVVRIVHSNGLIEEISGSIMAAEIMKAHPKHVLKLPSSPSHDGMLSKVVVVPPDAKLQCGKIYFLLPLPPTTMKKRGQNANHNGRQHRQSRSTSNTKNNTILVANLSTSDEHCFSEVLSDKLSTERDRRRRGRVGLWRPHLESISETLNNY, from the coding sequence ATGAAGAACAGCATTCGGTGCTGCATCTCTTGCATTCTTCCTTGTGGAGCACTGGATGTGGTTCGCATAGTCCACTCCAACGGTCTCATTGAAGAAATCAGTGGCTCCATCATGGCCGCCGAGATCATGAAGGCTCACCCTAAACACGTCCTTAAGCTACCCTCCTCTCCTTCCCATGATGGGATGCTCTCGAAAGTTGTTGTCGTCCCACCCGATGCAAAGCTCCAATGTGGCAAGATTTATTTCCTCCTGCCTCTGCCCCCAACAACCATGAAGAAAAGAGGCCAAAACGCCAACCACAATGGCCGCCAGCATCGTCAAAGCCGAAGCACGAGCAACACCAAAAACAACACAATTTTAGTGGCGAATCTTTCGACATCGGATGAACATTGTTTTAGTGAGGTACTTTCGGATAAGTTGTCAACGGAAAGGgatagaagaagaagagggcgAGTTGGGCTGTGGAGACCGCACTTAGAGAGCATCTCCGAGACCCTTAATAATTATTGA